The following are encoded in a window of Ensifer adhaerens genomic DNA:
- a CDS encoding cytochrome b561 domain-containing protein gives MFDWLLAPCDPTRVHEVGTHLSWHARSMVMAWSVLVPIGVIAARFFKIFPGQDWPRVLDDRRWWHLHRGAQYAALVLMLVGTFLILSAPAETKSITAAIWAHQLTGWTVMILGGMQYLGGWFRGTKGGPSSPAADGSWRGDHYDMTRRRRLFERIHKSLGYVALLVSMAAVSTGLWQANAPRWMLLLIGTWYLIVLVSFAVLQRRGMAYDTYQVIWGPDPRHPGNSLRPIGMGIRKLPPKDV, from the coding sequence ATGTTCGATTGGCTGCTCGCTCCCTGCGATCCAACAAGAGTTCATGAAGTCGGAACGCACCTGTCATGGCACGCGCGATCGATGGTGATGGCCTGGTCGGTTCTCGTCCCCATCGGTGTGATCGCAGCGCGGTTCTTCAAAATCTTCCCCGGCCAGGACTGGCCTCGTGTATTGGACGATCGGCGATGGTGGCATCTTCATCGCGGTGCGCAGTATGCAGCGTTGGTGCTCATGCTGGTTGGCACATTTCTTATCCTCTCCGCACCTGCGGAAACCAAATCGATAACCGCAGCGATTTGGGCGCATCAGCTCACGGGATGGACGGTCATGATACTCGGCGGCATGCAATATCTTGGGGGATGGTTCAGAGGAACGAAAGGTGGCCCGTCGTCACCGGCAGCCGACGGCAGCTGGCGTGGTGATCACTACGACATGACACGCCGCCGCCGCCTCTTTGAGCGCATTCACAAGTCATTGGGTTATGTGGCGCTGCTGGTCTCCATGGCGGCTGTTTCAACCGGCCTTTGGCAGGCGAATGCTCCGAGGTGGATGCTCCTGCTTATCGGCACATGGTATCTGATCGTGCTGGTGTCGTTCGCCGTGCTACAGCGGAGAGGGATGGCGTATGACACCTATCAAGTCATTTGGGGTCCAGATCCGCGGCATCCAGGGAACAGCCTCCGGCCGATCGGCATGGGGATCAGGAAGCTACCGCCTAAAGACGTATAG
- a CDS encoding NAD(P)-dependent oxidoreductase, with translation MTNRVALIGAGAMGGAIGTRLIETGNQLTVFDLDQAKVQELVDKGAKAAPSAAEAAAASDTVILSLNSPKIVHIAVFGETGVAKGAKPGTLIIDMSSIDPEATRALAQQAAETGLRWVDSPLSGGAPKALIGELTLMAGGKEQDVADAYEVLKHVASNYTHMGPSGAGQTTKLINQVLCGLNFLAVAEATQLAIDAGVDAAKIPQALKGGRADSAILQEYMPRFVARDYRRTGRIDNMVKDLNGAQDLARRTNTAMPLTATCAEVHRMLTAAGLGGEDQAALMEFFKGPNKEIAK, from the coding sequence ATGACGAACAGGGTCGCATTGATTGGCGCCGGAGCCATGGGGGGTGCCATCGGGACGAGGCTCATCGAAACCGGTAATCAGCTAACGGTCTTCGACCTCGACCAAGCCAAAGTTCAGGAACTGGTTGACAAGGGCGCGAAGGCGGCGCCGAGCGCTGCGGAAGCGGCGGCGGCATCCGACACGGTCATTCTCAGCCTCAATTCCCCGAAGATAGTCCATATCGCCGTCTTCGGCGAGACCGGCGTCGCCAAGGGGGCCAAACCCGGGACGCTGATCATCGACATGTCCTCTATCGATCCGGAGGCCACCAGGGCGCTCGCACAGCAAGCCGCGGAAACCGGCCTGCGCTGGGTCGACAGCCCACTATCGGGCGGCGCTCCGAAGGCTCTTATCGGGGAGTTGACACTGATGGCCGGCGGCAAGGAGCAGGATGTCGCTGATGCCTATGAAGTGCTGAAGCACGTCGCCTCCAACTATACCCATATGGGCCCATCCGGCGCCGGGCAAACGACCAAGCTGATCAACCAGGTTCTCTGCGGGCTGAATTTCCTCGCCGTCGCCGAGGCGACGCAGCTGGCGATTGATGCGGGCGTCGACGCGGCGAAGATCCCGCAAGCGCTGAAGGGCGGCCGGGCCGACAGCGCCATTCTGCAGGAATACATGCCGCGCTTCGTCGCCAGGGATTATCGGCGCACCGGCCGGATCGACAACATGGTGAAGGACCTGAACGGCGCGCAGGACCTCGCCCGCCGCACCAACACGGCGATGCCGCTGACGGCGACCTGCGCGGAAGTGCACCGGATGCTCACGGCGGCCGGGCTCGGCGGCGAGGACCAGGCGGCGCTGATGGAATTTTTCAAGGGACCCAACAAGGAGATTGCCAAATGA
- a CDS encoding gluconokinase, producing the protein MSTAASPHPSDTPRRMVLMGVAGCGKSSVGAALANRLGAVYFDGDDLHPPANIAKMSKGIPLEDEDRWPWLTLVGEALQAGMGPTIIGCSALKRAYRQHIERAAGAPVTFIHLAGTVAVIEKRMKERQGHFMPPALLASQFAALEPPGPDENAISVDIDQPLDAVVDAIAIQLGGLQK; encoded by the coding sequence ATGTCGACGGCGGCATCACCGCATCCCTCTGATACTCCCCGGCGCATGGTGCTGATGGGCGTTGCCGGCTGCGGCAAGTCCTCGGTCGGCGCCGCCCTCGCCAATCGCCTCGGCGCCGTCTATTTCGACGGCGACGACCTGCATCCGCCGGCAAATATCGCCAAGATGAGCAAGGGCATCCCGCTCGAGGACGAGGACCGCTGGCCCTGGCTGACCCTCGTCGGCGAGGCGCTTCAAGCCGGCATGGGGCCCACCATCATCGGCTGCTCGGCTCTGAAGCGCGCCTACCGCCAGCATATTGAACGCGCGGCCGGCGCGCCCGTCACCTTCATCCATCTCGCCGGCACCGTCGCCGTCATCGAGAAGCGCATGAAGGAGCGGCAGGGCCATTTCATGCCGCCGGCGCTGCTTGCCAGCCAGTTCGCGGCGCTCGAGCCGCCGGGACCGGACGAAAATGCCATCAGCGTCGACATCGACCAGCCGCTCGATGCGGTCGTCGATGCCATCGCTATCCAACTGGGAGGACTGCAAAAATGA
- a CDS encoding SDR family oxidoreductase — translation MALELFDLRGRRALVTGSSQGIGFALARGLAEAGAEVVLNGRDEAKLAEAAERIAGAKKLAFDATDHEAVRSAVDGFEAEVGPIDILVNNAGMQHRTPLEDFPADAFEKLLRTNISTVFNVGQAVARHMIKRRAGKIINIASVQTALARPSIAPYTATKGAVGNLTKGMATDWAKYGLQCNAIAPGYFDTPLNAALVADPDFSAWLEKRTPAGRWGKVEELVGACIFLASDASSFVNGHVLYVDGGITASL, via the coding sequence ATGGCCCTCGAACTGTTCGATCTCAGAGGCCGGCGTGCGCTGGTCACCGGCTCGTCGCAGGGCATCGGCTTTGCGCTCGCCCGCGGCCTTGCCGAGGCCGGGGCGGAAGTCGTCCTCAACGGGCGCGACGAAGCCAAGCTCGCCGAAGCCGCCGAACGCATTGCCGGCGCGAAGAAACTCGCCTTCGACGCAACCGACCATGAGGCGGTGCGGAGCGCCGTCGACGGCTTCGAGGCGGAGGTCGGGCCGATCGACATCCTCGTCAACAATGCCGGCATGCAGCACCGCACGCCGCTCGAGGATTTTCCCGCCGACGCCTTCGAAAAGCTGCTCAGGACCAATATCTCGACAGTCTTCAACGTCGGCCAGGCTGTGGCGCGGCACATGATCAAGCGCCGCGCCGGCAAGATCATCAACATCGCCAGCGTCCAGACGGCGCTCGCCCGCCCGAGCATCGCCCCCTACACCGCCACCAAGGGCGCGGTCGGCAATCTCACCAAGGGGATGGCGACCGACTGGGCGAAATACGGCCTGCAGTGCAACGCCATCGCGCCGGGCTATTTCGACACACCGCTCAACGCCGCCTTGGTCGCCGACCCGGACTTTTCGGCCTGGCTCGAAAAGCGTACGCCTGCCGGCCGCTGGGGCAAGGTGGAAGAGCTGGTCGGCGCCTGCATCTTCCTCGCCTCGGACGCTTCCTCTTTCGTGAACGGACACGTGCTCTATGTCGACGGCGGCATCACCGCATCCCTCTGA
- a CDS encoding 2-hydroxyacid dehydrogenase, which yields MTKPHILQVGPYPAWDEVPLNEAFTVHRYFDAADKAGFLAEVGPSVKGIATRGELGATRAMIEACPGLEVISVYGVGFDAVDLAACRERGVRVTNTPDVLTNDVADLGVAMMLCLSRGMIGAESWVKDGSWAAKGLYPLKRRVWGRRAGVLGLGRIGYEVAKRLKGFDLEIAYSDVEAKPYASEWEYIADPVALAERSDFLFVTLAASAATRHIVGREVIAALGAEGMLINISRASNIDEEALLEALENKTLGSAALDVFEGEPALNPRFLALDNVLLQPHHASGTIETRKAMGQLVRDNLAAHFAGKPLLTPVL from the coding sequence TTGACCAAGCCCCATATTCTCCAGGTCGGCCCCTATCCTGCGTGGGACGAGGTGCCGCTGAACGAGGCCTTTACCGTGCACCGCTACTTCGATGCCGCCGACAAGGCGGGTTTCCTCGCCGAGGTCGGCCCGAGCGTCAAAGGAATCGCCACGCGCGGTGAGCTCGGCGCAACCCGCGCGATGATCGAGGCCTGCCCGGGGCTCGAAGTCATCTCCGTCTATGGCGTCGGATTCGACGCTGTCGATCTTGCCGCCTGCCGCGAACGGGGCGTCCGCGTCACCAATACGCCCGACGTGCTGACCAATGACGTCGCCGATCTCGGCGTGGCGATGATGCTCTGCCTATCGCGCGGCATGATTGGCGCGGAAAGCTGGGTGAAGGACGGCAGCTGGGCGGCCAAGGGCCTCTATCCGCTGAAGCGGCGCGTCTGGGGCCGGCGCGCCGGTGTGCTCGGCCTCGGCCGGATCGGCTACGAGGTCGCCAAGCGCCTCAAGGGCTTCGATCTGGAGATCGCCTATTCCGACGTTGAGGCGAAGCCCTATGCGTCGGAATGGGAATATATCGCCGATCCGGTGGCGCTTGCCGAACGGTCGGACTTCCTCTTCGTCACGCTCGCCGCTTCCGCCGCGACGCGCCATATCGTCGGCCGCGAGGTGATCGCCGCCCTCGGAGCCGAGGGCATGCTGATCAACATATCCCGCGCCTCCAACATTGACGAAGAGGCGCTGCTCGAAGCGCTGGAAAACAAGACACTCGGCTCTGCGGCGCTCGACGTCTTCGAAGGCGAGCCGGCGTTGAACCCGCGCTTTCTTGCCCTCGACAACGTGCTGCTCCAGCCGCACCATGCCTCCGGCACGATCGAGACGCGCAAGGCCATGGGCCAGCTGGTGCGTGACAATCTCGCCGCGCATTTTGCCGGCAAGCCGCTGCTGACTCCGGTTCTGTAA
- a CDS encoding L-idonate 5-dehydrogenase has protein sequence MKAIVVHGAKDLRIEERTVEAPGAGEVRLRLAVGGVCGSDLHYYNHGGFGTVRLREPMILGHEVSAYVEALGAGVEGLNIGQLVAVSPSRPCRTCRYCQEGLHNQCLNMRFYGSAMPFPHIQGAFREVLIADAIQCVPADGLTPGEAALAEPLAVTLHATRRVGETLGKRVLVTGCGPIGVLAILAARRAGAAEIVATDLSDFTLGLAKKVGADRVINMKSEPDALIPYGADKGSFDVLYECSGAAPALAAGIAALRPRGVIIQLGLGGDMSLPMMAITAKELELRGSFRFHEEFATGVGLMQKGLIDVKPLITHTLPLIDAITAFELASDRSQAMKAQIAFS, from the coding sequence ATGAAAGCCATCGTCGTTCACGGCGCAAAAGATTTGCGCATCGAGGAGCGGACAGTCGAGGCACCGGGCGCCGGCGAAGTCCGGCTTCGCCTCGCCGTCGGCGGCGTCTGCGGCAGCGACCTGCATTATTACAATCACGGCGGCTTCGGCACGGTGCGCCTGCGCGAGCCGATGATTCTCGGCCACGAGGTCTCGGCCTATGTGGAAGCGCTCGGAGCCGGCGTCGAGGGGCTAAACATCGGCCAACTCGTCGCTGTGTCGCCATCGCGCCCCTGCCGGACCTGCCGCTATTGCCAGGAAGGGCTGCACAACCAGTGCCTCAACATGCGCTTCTACGGCAGCGCCATGCCTTTCCCGCATATCCAAGGGGCGTTCCGCGAGGTGCTTATCGCCGACGCCATCCAATGCGTGCCGGCCGATGGCCTGACGCCCGGTGAGGCGGCGCTTGCCGAGCCGCTGGCGGTGACGCTGCATGCGACGCGCCGGGTCGGCGAAACGCTCGGCAAGCGGGTTCTGGTCACTGGCTGCGGACCGATCGGGGTGCTTGCGATCCTGGCGGCGCGCCGCGCCGGCGCGGCCGAGATAGTCGCCACCGATCTTTCCGACTTCACCCTGGGGCTCGCCAAGAAGGTCGGCGCGGATCGGGTCATCAACATGAAAAGCGAGCCGGATGCGCTCATTCCCTACGGCGCCGACAAGGGCAGCTTCGACGTTCTCTACGAGTGCTCCGGCGCCGCGCCGGCGCTTGCCGCCGGCATCGCTGCGCTGCGCCCGCGCGGGGTCATCATCCAGCTTGGGCTCGGCGGCGATATGAGCCTGCCGATGATGGCGATCACTGCCAAGGAACTCGAACTGCGTGGCTCCTTCCGCTTCCACGAAGAGTTCGCGACCGGAGTCGGGCTGATGCAGAAGGGGCTGATCGACGTCAAGCCGCTGATCACCCATACGCTGCCGCTCATCGATGCAATCACCGCTTTCGAGCTGGCAAGCGACCGCAGCCAGGCGATGAAAGCGCAGATCGCCTTTTCCTGA
- a CDS encoding NAD(P)-dependent oxidoreductase — protein sequence MTKIAVLGTGLMGAPMARHLGACFDISVWNRNPDRALPLADIARVARDPVEAVSDADVVISMLLDGEATEAVLIGKGAIEAARPGALVIDMGSVEPECDRRLADFASCHGKHFIDAPVSGGVVGAEAASLSIFVGGSTEDFEYAFRFLSALGRPTHMGPVGSGQVAKLANQLIVAITIGAVAEALHLAENADCDPAVLVQALKGGFADSRILDLHGNRMVKGDFQPGGRSAAQLKDLRNALDAAAQAGLTLPLARTVTDGFADLVNNKGGADLDHAAYFLWLKSLC from the coding sequence ATGACGAAAATTGCTGTTCTGGGGACGGGCTTGATGGGTGCGCCCATGGCGCGACATTTAGGTGCGTGTTTCGACATTAGCGTTTGGAATCGCAATCCGGACCGAGCCTTGCCTCTGGCCGACATTGCTCGAGTCGCACGCGATCCGGTAGAGGCCGTTAGCGACGCTGACGTTGTGATCTCCATGCTGCTTGACGGGGAAGCGACTGAGGCTGTTCTGATTGGAAAAGGGGCCATCGAAGCAGCAAGACCCGGCGCTCTTGTGATTGACATGGGCTCTGTCGAACCCGAGTGCGACCGCCGACTAGCGGATTTTGCCAGCTGCCACGGAAAACATTTCATCGATGCCCCCGTTTCAGGCGGGGTTGTTGGCGCGGAGGCCGCTTCGCTTTCCATCTTCGTTGGTGGAAGTACTGAGGATTTCGAGTATGCGTTTCGATTCCTGTCCGCACTGGGGCGACCAACACATATGGGACCGGTCGGCTCGGGACAGGTCGCGAAACTGGCAAACCAGCTGATCGTGGCGATAACCATTGGCGCGGTGGCTGAGGCACTCCATCTTGCCGAAAATGCCGATTGCGATCCAGCAGTTCTCGTGCAGGCCCTCAAGGGTGGCTTTGCCGACAGCCGCATTCTGGATCTACATGGAAACCGAATGGTGAAGGGCGATTTTCAGCCTGGTGGGCGCTCTGCCGCCCAGCTTAAGGACCTGCGCAACGCTCTGGATGCAGCCGCTCAAGCCGGCCTTACGCTCCCACTCGCGCGGACCGTAACGGATGGCTTTGCGGACCTCGTCAACAACAAGGGCGGCGCGGATCTTGACCACGCCGCCTACTTTTTATGGCTGAAAAGCCTTTGCTGA
- a CDS encoding GlcG/HbpS family heme-binding protein: MDATENTLVLTDDAVLRMLSAARERAQQLHQPQCIVIVDASGVTLGQLRMRGARFLSLASAEAKARTAASIGAETKTIPEEVRLLIAAATGGAVTGLTGGLPIRIAGVLVGGIGVGSGTGEQDASVARAALSVIGADI, from the coding sequence ATGGACGCCACCGAAAACACGCTGGTCTTAACCGATGATGCGGTCTTAAGAATGTTGTCGGCTGCCCGAGAACGGGCGCAACAATTGCACCAGCCGCAATGCATCGTCATTGTCGATGCAAGCGGTGTCACCCTCGGCCAGCTGCGAATGCGTGGTGCGCGATTTTTGTCCCTTGCTAGCGCTGAAGCAAAGGCGCGGACCGCGGCCTCTATCGGTGCGGAGACCAAGACAATTCCGGAAGAGGTGCGGCTTCTCATCGCCGCGGCAACAGGTGGAGCTGTGACCGGCCTTACCGGCGGCCTGCCGATCAGAATCGCTGGTGTGCTCGTCGGCGGGATAGGAGTTGGTTCGGGTACCGGTGAACAGGATGCCTCAGTCGCACGAGCTGCACTTAGTGTGATAGGAGCCGACATCTGA
- a CDS encoding SMP-30/gluconolactonase/LRE family protein, translating to MSFFEAIDPVFRTYVLCNAPVKQIATGFDWVEGPVWFGDAGCLLFSDIPNNRIHRWCPGAGVSVFREPSNFANGNTRDRQGRLVTCEHGTRRVTRTELDGSITVIADSYRGKRLNSPNDVVVKSDNSIWFTDPHYGIMTDYEGYRSEQELPCSVYRVDPDGHIEAVATELKCPNGLAFSPDETRLYVADTGRMFGADAQYVCVFDVGPAGKISGGNAFYTISPGCADGFRVDFDGNLWSSAADGVHCIAPDGHLMGKILVPEVVSNLCFGGRAKHQLFITATTSIYTISLNRCGMQHP from the coding sequence ATGTCGTTCTTTGAAGCAATCGATCCTGTTTTTCGCACCTATGTGCTCTGCAATGCACCGGTGAAGCAAATCGCGACGGGTTTCGATTGGGTAGAGGGCCCGGTTTGGTTTGGTGACGCAGGATGTCTTCTGTTTTCAGACATTCCCAATAATCGTATCCACCGTTGGTGCCCCGGCGCTGGGGTCTCGGTCTTCAGGGAGCCGTCGAACTTCGCGAACGGCAACACACGGGACCGACAGGGGAGACTCGTTACTTGTGAACATGGCACAAGACGGGTCACGCGGACGGAACTCGACGGTTCAATTACCGTGATTGCCGACAGCTACCGAGGCAAACGGCTAAACTCCCCAAATGACGTGGTGGTGAAATCGGACAACTCGATCTGGTTCACTGATCCGCACTACGGAATTATGACCGATTACGAAGGCTATCGCAGTGAGCAGGAATTACCTTGTAGCGTGTATCGCGTCGATCCCGACGGACATATTGAAGCGGTAGCCACGGAGTTGAAGTGCCCGAACGGATTGGCGTTCAGCCCCGACGAGACCCGACTCTATGTTGCCGATACCGGCAGAATGTTTGGCGCCGACGCGCAATATGTTTGCGTCTTCGACGTTGGACCAGCCGGTAAAATATCTGGAGGGAACGCATTTTACACCATCAGCCCAGGTTGTGCTGATGGGTTTCGGGTAGATTTTGACGGCAACCTATGGTCTTCGGCTGCGGATGGCGTGCACTGCATCGCGCCTGATGGTCACCTGATGGGTAAGATTCTTGTCCCGGAGGTTGTCTCAAATCTCTGCTTCGGGGGGCGGGCCAAGCATCAACTCTTCATCACCGCGACAACCAGCATCTACACGATCTCGCTCAATCGTTGCGGCATGCAACACCCGTGA
- a CDS encoding UPF0149 family protein — translation MTHNSQGTTTARPKLDDVAFEAFIRARRPASPIWSMSGLDGYLTALIIGPKFIDPRQWIPELTGPDALNLPMETTEHRAVQTIVAEYNRISASLSETPKDHRPRFTRIDDQTFDPFDWDLCFLLGTRYAPRLWQPVLRGHAGTGDIIAPIRRLGETKRKATRQDAAAVGEALVNMRSYFMPRRAKQKF, via the coding sequence ATGACGCACAACAGCCAGGGGACGACGACCGCACGACCGAAGCTGGATGATGTGGCGTTCGAGGCGTTTATCAGGGCACGTCGTCCGGCATCGCCAATCTGGTCAATGAGCGGTCTCGATGGCTATCTCACGGCTCTCATCATCGGCCCGAAGTTTATCGACCCACGTCAGTGGATCCCGGAACTGACCGGTCCGGATGCCCTGAACCTGCCGATGGAAACAACCGAACATCGGGCCGTGCAGACGATCGTTGCGGAGTATAACCGCATCTCTGCGAGCCTTTCCGAAACACCGAAAGACCACCGGCCCAGGTTCACCAGGATCGATGATCAGACCTTTGATCCATTCGATTGGGACCTCTGCTTTCTGTTAGGAACAAGGTACGCGCCGAGGCTTTGGCAGCCGGTTCTTCGAGGTCATGCCGGGACCGGCGATATCATCGCGCCCATCCGCAGGCTCGGCGAGACAAAACGGAAAGCGACCCGCCAGGATGCTGCTGCCGTCGGCGAAGCGCTCGTCAACATGCGAAGCTACTTCATGCCAAGGCGCGCAAAGCAGAAGTTCTGA
- a CDS encoding L,D-transpeptidase, with product MNAGSIGIIFLSAAKVTLRTIVISLSIASVASASTSQELQVHVDLSDQSMAVTLDGEAIYYWPVSTGTVGYSTPTGVFHPIRMHETWYSRKYDGVPMPNSIFFFGGYAIHGTLDTRNLGRPASRGCVRLHPENAKVLFDLVKKRGLSRTEIILHQ from the coding sequence ATGAATGCTGGTTCAATAGGCATTATCTTTCTTTCTGCGGCTAAGGTCACTCTCCGAACCATTGTTATCTCCCTGTCCATTGCTAGTGTGGCGTCAGCTTCGACATCGCAAGAATTGCAAGTGCATGTCGACCTCTCTGACCAATCTATGGCGGTAACTCTCGACGGCGAAGCCATCTATTACTGGCCGGTATCGACTGGAACCGTCGGATACAGCACCCCAACGGGAGTATTCCATCCAATCCGCATGCATGAAACTTGGTATTCGAGGAAATACGATGGCGTTCCGATGCCAAATTCGATCTTCTTCTTCGGAGGCTATGCGATACACGGTACCTTGGACACGAGAAACCTTGGCCGACCTGCGTCTCGCGGTTGCGTGCGTCTCCACCCAGAAAACGCCAAAGTGCTATTCGATCTGGTCAAGAAGCGGGGGCTCTCGCGAACAGAGATCATTTTGCACCAATAG